From a single Cytophagales bacterium WSM2-2 genomic region:
- a CDS encoding inositol monophosphatase, producing MNLKNIEKDVIDLCHEVAGFIREERSHFDHSRVEQKGTFTNLVSYVDKESETKLVTALSKILPGSGFLAEEGTALKGENEYSWIIDPLDGTTNFLHGVPIFAISVALMKNDKPVLGIVYEVSHQECFHAIEGGKAYCNEKEIRISPISALDESLLATGFPYYHTEKKDQYLDIIKVFLERTHGIRRLGSAAIDLAYVACGRLEGFFEYDLKAWDVAGGAFILQQAGGKVSDFKGGDNYLFGGELCAAGGIHADMLKVIQEKWYR from the coding sequence ATGAACCTGAAGAACATTGAAAAGGATGTGATAGACCTTTGTCATGAGGTAGCCGGCTTTATTCGCGAGGAACGGTCTCATTTTGATCATTCACGAGTAGAACAAAAAGGAACGTTTACCAATCTTGTGTCATATGTCGACAAGGAATCGGAAACGAAATTGGTTACTGCGCTAAGCAAAATTCTGCCAGGCTCCGGCTTTTTAGCGGAAGAGGGCACTGCTCTTAAGGGTGAAAATGAATATTCATGGATTATCGATCCTCTCGATGGTACAACTAATTTTTTACACGGTGTTCCCATATTCGCGATAAGCGTGGCACTAATGAAAAATGACAAGCCTGTGCTTGGTATAGTTTACGAGGTGAGTCATCAGGAGTGTTTTCATGCCATCGAGGGAGGAAAGGCATATTGTAATGAAAAGGAGATTCGGATTTCCCCGATTTCAGCATTGGATGAGAGCCTGCTTGCAACCGGGTTCCCGTATTATCACACCGAAAAAAAAGACCAGTACCTCGATATCATCAAGGTCTTTTTGGAAAGAACTCATGGCATTCGCAGGCTGGGAAGTGCGGCAATCGATTTGGCGTATGTGGCATGCGGCCGACTTGAAGGTTTTTTTGAATACGATCTGAAAGCGTGGGACGTTGCGGGAGGAGCCTTCATTCTGCAACAGGCAGGAGGTAAAGTTTCTGATTTTAAAGGTGGAGATAATTATCTTTTTGGCGGAGAACTTTGTGCGGCCGGAGGTATCCACGCAGATATGCTCAAGGTGATTCAAGAGAAATGGTACAGGTAG